One window of the Streptomyces sp. ITFR-21 genome contains the following:
- a CDS encoding amino acid transporter, which yields MATTAPTGGLRAWLLEGLSDIAKNQPRQGGEEPGGPERRRAAEPTGHQGQRWWRVMCLTGVDYFSTLGYQPGIAALAAGLLSPIATVVLLIVTLAGALPVYRRVAEDSPHGEGSIAMLERLLSLWKGKLFVLALLGFAATDFLITITLSAADASTHLAENPHFAGALHSHQLLITLLLVALLGAVFLKGFLEAVGVAVVLVALYLALNVVVVGDGLWHVLTAPELVTDWRQGLTAERGNVFVMIGVSLLIFPKLALGMSGFETGVAVMPHVKGDPDDTEESPAGRIRGTKKLLTTAALIMSVFLITTSFITTVLIPTSEFQVGGQANGRALAFLAHRELGSAFGTVYDFSTIAILWFAGASAMAGLLNLMPRYLPRYGMAPHWARAVRPMVLVFTLVAFLVTWIFDASVDRQGGAYATGVLVLMSSAAVAVTIAARRLRQRKSTVGFGIIAVVFAYTTVVNVVERPDGVKIGACFIGGIVLVSLLSRLARSYELRVTGVELDDMAARFVRDIASRRIRFIANEPDRRDVAEYRDKAHQIRADNDIPPEDDLIFVEVTVLDASEFESAVHVRGQVLHDRYRVLALESTSVPNALAAFLLHVRDTTGGRPNIYFEWTEGSPFANFFRFFLFGHGEVAPVTREVLREAEPDPARRPRVHVG from the coding sequence TTGGCCACCACCGCCCCGACCGGCGGCCTTCGGGCCTGGCTGCTGGAGGGACTGTCCGACATCGCCAAGAACCAGCCGCGGCAGGGCGGGGAGGAGCCCGGCGGGCCCGAGCGGCGCCGGGCCGCCGAGCCCACCGGGCACCAGGGGCAGCGCTGGTGGCGGGTGATGTGCCTGACCGGTGTGGACTACTTCTCCACCCTCGGCTACCAGCCGGGCATCGCCGCGCTCGCCGCCGGGCTGCTCTCGCCGATCGCCACCGTCGTCCTCCTGATCGTGACGCTGGCCGGCGCGCTGCCGGTCTACCGGCGGGTCGCGGAGGACAGCCCGCACGGCGAGGGCTCGATCGCGATGCTGGAGCGGCTGCTGTCCCTCTGGAAGGGCAAGCTGTTCGTGCTGGCGCTGCTGGGCTTCGCGGCGACCGACTTCCTGATCACCATCACCTTGTCGGCGGCCGACGCCTCCACCCACCTGGCGGAGAACCCGCACTTCGCGGGTGCCCTGCACAGCCACCAGCTGCTGATCACGCTGCTGCTGGTGGCGCTGCTCGGCGCGGTGTTCCTCAAGGGCTTCCTGGAGGCCGTCGGGGTCGCGGTGGTGCTGGTGGCCCTCTATCTGGCGCTGAACGTCGTGGTGGTCGGCGACGGGCTGTGGCACGTACTGACCGCCCCGGAGCTGGTGACGGACTGGCGGCAGGGGCTGACCGCCGAGCGCGGCAACGTCTTCGTGATGATCGGGGTGTCCCTGCTGATCTTCCCGAAGCTGGCGCTGGGCATGTCCGGCTTCGAGACCGGGGTCGCGGTCATGCCGCACGTCAAGGGCGACCCGGACGACACCGAGGAGAGCCCGGCCGGCCGGATCCGGGGCACCAAGAAGCTGCTGACCACGGCCGCGCTGATCATGAGCGTGTTCCTGATCACGACCAGTTTCATCACCACCGTGCTGATCCCGACGTCGGAGTTCCAGGTCGGCGGCCAGGCCAACGGGCGGGCGCTGGCGTTCCTGGCGCACCGGGAACTGGGCTCCGCCTTCGGCACGGTCTACGACTTCTCCACCATCGCGATCCTCTGGTTCGCCGGCGCCTCCGCGATGGCCGGCCTGCTCAACCTGATGCCGCGGTACCTGCCGCGGTACGGGATGGCGCCGCACTGGGCGCGCGCGGTACGGCCGATGGTGCTGGTGTTCACGCTGGTCGCGTTCCTGGTGACGTGGATCTTCGACGCGAGCGTCGACAGGCAGGGCGGCGCGTACGCCACCGGTGTGCTGGTGCTGATGAGCTCGGCGGCCGTCGCGGTCACCATCGCGGCCCGCCGGCTGCGCCAGCGCAAGTCGACGGTCGGCTTCGGGATCATCGCGGTGGTGTTCGCGTACACCACGGTGGTCAACGTCGTGGAGCGCCCGGACGGGGTCAAGATCGGCGCCTGCTTCATCGGCGGCATCGTGCTGGTGTCGCTGCTGTCCCGGCTGGCCCGCTCGTACGAGCTGCGGGTGACCGGCGTGGAGCTGGACGACATGGCGGCCCGGTTCGTGCGGGACATCGCCAGCCGCCGGATCCGCTTCATCGCCAACGAACCGGACCGGCGGGACGTGGCCGAGTACCGCGACAAGGCGCACCAGATCAGGGCCGACAACGACATCCCGCCCGAGGACGACCTGATCTTCGTCGAGGTGACCGTCCTGGACGCCTCCGAGTTCGAGTCGGCGGTCCACGTCCGCGGCCAGGTGCTGCACGACCGCTACCGGGTCCTGGCGCTGGAGAGCACCTCGGTGCCCAACGCGCTGGCCGCGTTCCTGCTGCACGTGCGGGACACCACCGGCGGCAGGCCGAACATCTACTTCGAGTGGACCGAGGGCAGTCCGTTCGCCAACTTCTTCCGCTTCTTCCTCTTCGGCCACGGCGAGGTCGCCCCGGTCACCCGCGAGGTGCTGCGCGAGGCCGAACCGGACCCGGCCCGCCGCCCCCGGGTGCACGTGGGATAG
- a CDS encoding aldo/keto reductase has product MEQRILGRTGRAVSVVGLGTWQLGAGWGAVREEDALAVLDAAVADGVTFFDTADVYGDGRSEQLIGRYLRERPDAGVLVATKMGRRAEQLPENYVLDNFRAWNDRSRANLGVDTLDLVQLHCPPTAVYSSDEVFDALDTLVAEKRIAHYAVSVETAAEALTAIARPGVASVQIILNPFRLKPLDEVLPAAVAAGVGVIARVPLASGLLTGKYTRDTVFAADDHRSYNRRGEAFDQGETFSGVDYATGLEAAAEFAGLAPEGTTPAQTALRWIIQQPGVTSVIPGARSVAQARANAAAAGLGPLDPGTLDAVRDLYDRRIRAQVHGRW; this is encoded by the coding sequence ATGGAGCAGCGAATTCTGGGCAGGACGGGCCGCGCGGTGTCCGTGGTCGGGCTGGGGACGTGGCAGTTGGGCGCCGGCTGGGGCGCGGTACGGGAGGAGGACGCCCTCGCGGTGCTGGACGCCGCCGTGGCGGACGGTGTGACCTTCTTCGACACCGCCGACGTGTACGGCGACGGGCGCAGCGAGCAGCTGATCGGCCGGTACCTGCGGGAGCGGCCGGACGCGGGCGTGCTCGTCGCCACCAAGATGGGCCGCCGGGCCGAACAGCTCCCGGAGAACTACGTGTTGGACAACTTCCGCGCCTGGAACGACCGTTCGCGGGCCAACCTCGGCGTGGACACCCTCGACCTGGTGCAACTGCACTGCCCGCCCACCGCCGTCTACTCCTCCGACGAGGTCTTCGACGCGCTGGACACCCTGGTCGCCGAGAAGCGGATCGCCCACTACGCGGTGAGCGTGGAGACGGCCGCGGAGGCGCTGACGGCGATCGCCCGGCCGGGCGTGGCGAGCGTGCAGATCATCCTCAACCCGTTCCGGCTCAAGCCGCTGGACGAGGTGCTGCCGGCGGCCGTCGCGGCCGGTGTGGGCGTCATCGCCCGGGTCCCGCTGGCGTCCGGGCTGCTGACCGGCAAGTACACCCGGGACACGGTGTTCGCCGCCGACGACCACCGCAGCTACAACCGGCGCGGCGAGGCGTTCGACCAGGGCGAGACGTTCTCCGGCGTCGACTACGCAACGGGCCTGGAAGCCGCCGCGGAGTTCGCCGGGCTGGCGCCCGAGGGCACCACGCCCGCGCAGACCGCGCTGCGCTGGATCATCCAGCAGCCCGGCGTCACCTCCGTCATCCCCGGCGCCCGCTCGGTGGCGCAGGCCCGCGCGAACGCGGCGGCGGCCGGCCTCGGCCCGCTGGACCCCGGCACGCTGGACGCGGTGCGGGACCTGTACGACCGGCGGATCAGGGCGCAGGTGCACGGGCGCTGGTGA
- a CDS encoding type II toxin-antitoxin system PemK/MazF family toxin, protein MTTFTDEHAEFPGSGGPHATTEADPHQVGRVRTEYAPAHDGDPDPGEIVWTWVPFEENDGRGKDRPVLVVARESGGTLLAVQLSSKRHDEDRDWVAIGAGPWDRAGRDSWVAVDRVIRVHEQGMRREACALDRGRFNLVVNRLKELYGWS, encoded by the coding sequence GTGACGACCTTCACCGACGAACATGCCGAGTTCCCGGGCTCCGGCGGCCCGCATGCCACCACCGAAGCCGACCCGCACCAGGTGGGCCGGGTCCGTACCGAGTACGCCCCGGCCCACGACGGCGACCCCGACCCGGGCGAGATCGTCTGGACCTGGGTGCCGTTCGAGGAGAACGACGGCCGGGGCAAGGACCGCCCGGTCCTGGTGGTGGCCCGCGAGAGCGGGGGCACCCTGCTCGCGGTCCAGCTCTCCAGCAAGCGCCACGACGAGGACCGCGACTGGGTCGCCATCGGCGCCGGCCCCTGGGACCGCGCGGGCCGCGACTCGTGGGTGGCCGTCGACCGGGTGATACGCGTGCACGAGCAGGGCATGCGCCGTGAGGCGTGCGCGCTGGACCGGGGGCGGTTCAACCTGGTGGTCAACCGGCTGAAGGAGCTCTACGGCTGGTCGTGA
- a CDS encoding MarR family winged helix-turn-helix transcriptional regulator, with amino-acid sequence MSPEPSDQRPPEPPYDLAHLVSHTERRLVQRLAALLAEEGCAVEQWRVLSAVGDGGGHPMTEIAEYALLPAPSLTKLVDRMVADNLVYRRPDPDDRRRVLLYLAARGRILHQRCAHRVAEDQAALLSALPGPPDELARALAELTETLISWPTRAASPRRLR; translated from the coding sequence ATGTCGCCCGAGCCGTCGGACCAGCGGCCCCCGGAGCCGCCCTACGACCTCGCCCACCTCGTCAGCCACACCGAACGCCGCCTGGTGCAGCGGCTCGCCGCGCTGCTGGCGGAGGAGGGCTGCGCGGTGGAGCAGTGGCGCGTGCTGTCCGCCGTCGGCGACGGCGGCGGCCACCCCATGACGGAGATCGCCGAGTACGCGCTGCTGCCCGCGCCCAGTCTGACGAAGCTGGTCGACCGGATGGTCGCCGACAACCTCGTCTACCGGCGGCCCGACCCGGACGACCGCCGCCGGGTGCTGCTGTACCTGGCCGCACGCGGCCGCATCCTCCACCAGCGCTGCGCGCACCGGGTGGCCGAGGACCAGGCGGCACTGCTGTCGGCCCTACCCGGCCCCCCGGACGAACTCGCCCGCGCGCTGGCCGAGTTGACCGAAACGCTCATCTCTTGGCCGACGCGGGCCGCGAGCCCGCGCCGGCTGCGCTGA
- a CDS encoding substrate-binding domain-containing protein yields MAPAAAPRLGAEDTLTVALVVPLHGPGGILGPSCELSARLAAEELNAAGGVLGREVRLVAVDGGGAPEQVAAEVAALVRLGAVDAVVGWHISAVRKALAPRIAHLVPYVYTAQYEGGERTPGVFLTGETDLRQLLPAMRLLAASTGVRRWCTVGNDYVWPRATARVARAYARECGGAMVGEAFLPLGTRDFGPVLRRIERAAVDAVLMLLVGGDAVRFNRAFAGYGLHERCVRLSTHMDENMLLATGAEATGGLWAASGYFETLATAESLDFNRRYARRFGVSAPVVGSLGESCFEGMMLLAALAARAGSLDVGAMRAVREPVAYEGPRGVLRLRGNHLDQRVYLARADAFDFDVVAQL; encoded by the coding sequence GTGGCGCCCGCGGCGGCGCCGCGGCTGGGCGCCGAGGACACGCTGACCGTGGCGCTGGTGGTGCCGCTGCACGGCCCCGGCGGCATCCTCGGGCCGTCGTGCGAGCTGTCCGCCCGGCTGGCCGCCGAGGAACTCAACGCGGCCGGGGGCGTGCTGGGCCGCGAGGTGCGGCTGGTGGCGGTGGACGGCGGCGGCGCGCCGGAGCAGGTCGCCGCCGAAGTGGCCGCGCTGGTACGGCTGGGGGCGGTGGACGCGGTCGTCGGCTGGCACATCTCCGCGGTCCGCAAGGCGCTCGCGCCACGGATCGCGCACCTGGTGCCGTACGTCTACACCGCGCAGTACGAGGGCGGTGAGCGGACCCCGGGGGTGTTCCTGACCGGCGAGACCGATCTGCGCCAACTGCTGCCCGCGATGCGGCTGCTGGCCGCGTCGACCGGGGTACGGCGCTGGTGCACGGTCGGCAACGACTACGTGTGGCCGCGCGCCACCGCCCGGGTCGCCCGCGCCTACGCCCGCGAGTGCGGCGGGGCGATGGTGGGCGAGGCGTTCCTGCCGCTGGGCACGCGGGACTTCGGCCCGGTGCTGCGCCGGATCGAACGGGCGGCCGTGGACGCGGTGCTGATGCTGCTGGTGGGCGGTGACGCGGTCCGCTTCAACCGGGCGTTCGCCGGGTACGGGCTGCACGAGCGGTGCGTGCGGCTGAGCACGCACATGGACGAGAACATGCTGCTGGCCACCGGCGCCGAGGCGACCGGCGGACTGTGGGCGGCCTCCGGCTACTTCGAGACGCTGGCGACCGCCGAGTCGCTGGACTTCAACCGGCGCTACGCCCGCCGCTTCGGGGTGTCGGCGCCGGTGGTCGGCAGCCTCGGCGAGTCCTGCTTCGAGGGAATGATGCTGCTGGCCGCGCTGGCGGCGCGGGCCGGCTCGCTGGACGTCGGGGCGATGCGGGCGGTACGGGAGCCGGTGGCGTACGAAGGGCCGCGGGGCGTGCTGCGGCTGCGCGGCAACCATCTGGACCAGCGGGTCTACCTCGCGCGGGCGGACGCCTTCGATTTCGATGTCGTCGCCCAACTCTGA
- a CDS encoding purine-cytosine permease family protein, translated as MTEIIDAQTPPGADDGATTRRYNGWTQNTTLEDYSLRYAPKSFRRWSPYVVATTALGGIAYLADFAIGGSIAISNGFQSALVAILAAAVTIFLTGIPISYYSAKYSIDMDLLTRGAGFGYLGSTLTSIIYASFTFIFFSLEGSIMAQALDLGMHIPLAVGYLICSLIILPLVFFGMTALSKMQVWTQPVWLVLMVAPFVSIAIQKPESFSRFTHFAGNSPTGSSLSLLGVGAGAGVALSLIAQIGEQVDYLRFMPDKTTENAKKWWAAVLSAGPGWVILGAAKQLGGAFLAFYVADNVGLVKADEPIQQFVSGIHTFAAPVALGLATFFVILSQIKINTTNAYSGSLSWSNFFSRLTHRHPGRVVYIFLNVGIALALMEFGVFGFLNTVLAFYSNVAIAWIGAVVADLVINKPLKLSPSYIEFKRAHLYNFNPVGFGSMLIASAVSISAYFHAFGAYGKAFSPFIALAVAMVLSPLFAVVTKGKYYIARTDDQEEPLFLDSGLLSAVTMTCAVCSEEFERPDMAGCPFHSGPICSLCCSLEKNCHDVCKTPPGAGTPVDLGIPAVPHA; from the coding sequence GTGACGGAGATCATCGACGCGCAAACGCCCCCCGGCGCCGACGACGGCGCCACCACCCGCCGCTACAACGGCTGGACGCAGAACACCACGCTGGAGGACTACTCGCTGCGCTACGCGCCCAAGTCCTTCCGCCGCTGGTCGCCGTACGTCGTCGCCACCACCGCGCTGGGCGGCATCGCCTACCTCGCCGACTTCGCCATCGGTGGCTCCATAGCGATCTCCAACGGATTCCAGAGCGCGCTGGTCGCCATTCTCGCCGCGGCGGTGACCATCTTCCTCACCGGAATTCCGATCTCGTACTACTCGGCCAAGTACTCGATCGACATGGATCTGCTCACCCGGGGCGCGGGATTCGGCTACTTGGGGTCCACCCTCACCTCGATCATCTACGCGAGCTTCACCTTCATCTTCTTCTCGCTCGAGGGCTCGATCATGGCCCAGGCGCTCGATCTGGGCATGCACATCCCGCTCGCGGTCGGGTACCTGATCTGTTCGCTGATCATCCTGCCGCTGGTGTTCTTCGGGATGACCGCGCTGTCGAAGATGCAGGTGTGGACGCAGCCGGTGTGGCTGGTCCTGATGGTGGCCCCGTTCGTCTCCATCGCGATCCAGAAGCCGGAGAGCTTCTCCCGGTTCACCCACTTCGCCGGCAACTCGCCCACCGGCTCCTCGCTCAGCCTGCTCGGTGTCGGAGCCGGCGCGGGCGTCGCGCTCTCGCTCATCGCGCAGATCGGCGAACAGGTCGACTACCTGCGGTTCATGCCGGACAAGACCACGGAGAACGCCAAGAAGTGGTGGGCCGCGGTGCTCAGCGCCGGACCCGGCTGGGTGATCCTCGGCGCGGCCAAGCAACTCGGCGGCGCGTTCCTGGCGTTCTACGTCGCCGACAACGTGGGCCTGGTCAAGGCCGACGAGCCCATCCAGCAGTTCGTCTCGGGCATTCACACCTTCGCGGCGCCGGTCGCGCTGGGGCTGGCCACGTTCTTCGTGATCCTCTCCCAGATCAAGATCAACACGACCAACGCCTACTCGGGTTCGCTGTCCTGGTCCAACTTCTTCTCCCGCCTCACCCACCGGCACCCCGGCCGCGTCGTCTACATCTTCCTCAACGTGGGCATCGCGCTGGCCCTCATGGAGTTCGGCGTCTTCGGCTTCCTCAACACGGTGCTGGCCTTCTACTCCAACGTGGCCATCGCCTGGATCGGCGCGGTGGTCGCCGACCTCGTCATCAACAAGCCGCTGAAGCTGAGCCCTTCGTACATCGAGTTCAAGCGGGCCCACCTCTACAACTTCAACCCGGTCGGCTTCGGCTCCATGCTGATCGCCTCCGCCGTCTCCATCTCCGCGTACTTCCACGCCTTCGGCGCGTACGGGAAGGCGTTCTCGCCGTTCATCGCGCTGGCGGTGGCGATGGTGCTCTCGCCGCTCTTCGCGGTCGTGACCAAGGGCAAGTACTACATCGCCCGGACCGACGACCAGGAGGAGCCGCTCTTCCTCGACAGCGGGCTGCTGTCCGCCGTCACCATGACCTGCGCCGTCTGCTCCGAGGAGTTCGAGCGCCCCGACATGGCCGGCTGCCCCTTCCACTCCGGCCCGATCTGCTCGCTGTGCTGCAGCCTGGAGAAGAACTGTCACGATGTCTGCAAGACCCCGCCGGGCGCCGGCACCCCCGTCGACCTCGGCATCCCCGCCGTCCCGCACGCCTGA
- a CDS encoding DUF4235 domain-containing protein, giving the protein MKAVAIAYKPVGLLVGVAGGMLAGAVFSQIWKLATHDDDAPDMLDADRGWGEVLAAAALHGAVFAVVRGTLNRAGAAGVRRLTGTWPKG; this is encoded by the coding sequence ATGAAGGCCGTCGCGATCGCCTACAAACCCGTCGGCCTCCTGGTCGGCGTCGCCGGCGGCATGCTGGCCGGCGCGGTCTTCTCGCAGATCTGGAAGCTGGCCACGCACGACGACGACGCTCCCGACATGCTCGACGCGGACCGCGGCTGGGGCGAGGTGCTGGCCGCCGCGGCCCTGCACGGGGCCGTCTTCGCCGTCGTCAGGGGCACCCTCAACCGGGCGGGCGCCGCCGGCGTCCGCCGCCTCACCGGCACCTGGCCCAAGGGCTGA
- a CDS encoding DUF3618 domain-containing protein — protein sequence MTQGDRRTPGTPGRHTDPALAELEQEIAETRERLGETVEELAAKADVPARAKAKAQRTATRVRATAHRAEAKAAATRDKVTGKVGAAKDEAAGRATGARDEAAGRVTAAKDEAAGRVAAARDKAAAAKDEAVARVAAARDKAADEVAGHVGAADEAARQSGSHLADSAHAAGARVGARVGAKFNRLSDDRWRGTYLPLAAGATAALSTGAVLWLRHRSERG from the coding sequence ATGACGCAGGGCGACCGCCGGACTCCGGGAACACCCGGCCGGCACACCGATCCGGCCCTGGCCGAACTCGAACAGGAGATCGCGGAGACCCGCGAGCGGCTCGGCGAGACCGTCGAGGAACTGGCCGCCAAGGCCGACGTTCCCGCTCGGGCCAAGGCCAAGGCCCAGCGGACCGCCACCCGGGTCCGCGCCACCGCCCACCGCGCGGAGGCCAAGGCCGCCGCCACCAGGGACAAGGTCACGGGCAAGGTCGGCGCGGCCAAGGACGAGGCCGCGGGCCGCGCGACCGGGGCCAGGGACGAGGCAGCCGGACGGGTGACGGCCGCGAAGGACGAGGCGGCAGGGCGCGTCGCCGCGGCCAGGGACAAGGCGGCCGCCGCCAAGGACGAGGCCGTGGCGCGCGTGGCCGCGGCCAGGGACAAGGCCGCGGATGAGGTCGCGGGGCACGTGGGCGCGGCCGACGAGGCGGCCCGGCAGAGCGGCTCCCACCTCGCCGACAGCGCGCACGCGGCCGGCGCGCGGGTCGGCGCGCGGGTCGGCGCGAAGTTCAACCGCCTCTCGGACGACCGGTGGCGCGGTACCTACCTCCCGCTGGCCGCCGGGGCCACCGCGGCGCTCAGTACGGGCGCGGTCCTCTGGCTGAGGCACCGGAGCGAACGCGGATGA
- a CDS encoding phage holin family protein, with amino-acid sequence MAIGSLFSWTPGLGVFFLTLSTTSRSGGDDGAGVSVLSGSVFGLAAGRAYAATTVGRRPPPPLPAPDPSGPVSARPWWKAEGQERGRRRRPPDTRLPGYWGRRTEVTAVTHVDGADRSVGTLVKQGTEQLSQLVRQELRLAQAELTQKGKRAGVGGGLFGAAALFAFFGLAALIVTVIAAIPLSVWLASLIVAGGLLALAGVLALLGKHEVKQAVPPVPGEAVGSMRQDVETIRERARR; translated from the coding sequence GTGGCGATCGGCAGCCTGTTCTCCTGGACGCCGGGCCTCGGCGTCTTCTTCCTCACCCTCTCCACCACCTCCCGCAGCGGCGGAGACGACGGCGCGGGCGTCAGCGTCCTGTCCGGCTCGGTCTTCGGCCTGGCGGCCGGCCGGGCGTACGCGGCCACCACCGTCGGGAGGCGGCCGCCGCCACCGCTCCCGGCGCCTGATCCGTCCGGACCTGTTTCCGCCCGCCCGTGGTGGAAAGCCGAGGGGCAGGAGCGGGGTCGCCGCCGGCGCCCGCCAGATACCCGGCTACCCGGCTACTGGGGACGAAGGACGGAGGTGACGGCCGTGACACACGTCGACGGGGCCGACCGATCGGTGGGCACGCTGGTGAAGCAGGGCACCGAGCAGCTGTCCCAGCTGGTGCGGCAGGAACTCAGACTCGCCCAGGCGGAACTCACCCAGAAGGGCAAGCGGGCCGGTGTGGGCGGCGGACTCTTCGGCGCCGCGGCGCTGTTCGCCTTCTTCGGGCTGGCCGCCCTCATCGTGACGGTGATCGCCGCCATCCCGCTGTCGGTGTGGCTCGCCTCACTGATCGTCGCGGGCGGGCTGCTGGCCCTGGCCGGTGTCCTCGCGCTGCTCGGAAAACACGAGGTCAAGCAGGCCGTACCGCCGGTGCCCGGCGAGGCGGTCGGCAGCATGCGGCAGGACGTGGAAACGATCAGGGAAAGGGCGAGGCGATGA
- a CDS encoding efflux RND transporter periplasmic adaptor subunit: MKVLPRRRRAVLINSVLGVVVLAGAGGAYAAVHDDGGGSSAAVGARVATVTRTTVLATVSGSGSLASPSDAGVDFTTGGTLTQVNVKPGDKVKKGQVLARVDPTDANATLQQDEASLTAAEANLTKVEEGELPASSGNSGSSGAGGGTGAVAPTPTPTPTPTVDPAQLAQAQAQLTQAQNAVDAARRAVDGCVLKAPVAGTVASVAAEAGDTVTGTNGNGSGASGGSGSSSSGAASTTSSGTAPTGFVVLTNPAGMQVKADFSESDALKIKAGQAATVTLNAEPGTVLNAKVLSISSLPVSSGSSSGGSGSGSGSAVQYAATLGITSDTSDLRTGLSASIQVTTAQAADALSVPTAAVSGTGAARTVLVVGKDGSTTRTSVTVGVEGDSADQITAGLTEGQQVQIPQVASAGNGGFPSGAFPGGIGTGGIGTGGSRFGGTSGGFRTGGLGGGGGRG; the protein is encoded by the coding sequence ATGAAGGTGCTCCCACGGCGGCGCAGGGCCGTCCTGATCAACTCCGTGCTCGGCGTGGTGGTCCTCGCGGGCGCCGGCGGCGCCTACGCTGCGGTGCACGACGACGGCGGCGGGAGCTCCGCGGCGGTCGGCGCCCGCGTGGCGACTGTCACCAGGACCACGGTCCTGGCCACTGTCTCCGGCTCCGGCTCGCTGGCCTCCCCCAGTGACGCCGGCGTGGACTTCACCACCGGCGGCACGCTGACCCAGGTGAACGTCAAGCCGGGCGACAAGGTGAAGAAGGGCCAGGTGCTGGCCAGGGTCGACCCGACGGACGCGAACGCGACGCTCCAGCAGGACGAGGCGTCACTGACCGCGGCCGAGGCGAACCTGACCAAGGTGGAGGAGGGCGAACTGCCCGCGTCCAGCGGCAACTCCGGGTCGTCCGGCGCCGGAGGCGGGACCGGCGCCGTCGCGCCGACCCCGACGCCCACCCCCACCCCCACCGTGGATCCCGCTCAACTCGCCCAGGCACAAGCCCAGCTGACGCAGGCCCAGAACGCGGTGGACGCCGCCCGGCGGGCGGTGGACGGCTGCGTACTCAAGGCCCCGGTGGCCGGCACGGTCGCCTCGGTGGCCGCCGAGGCGGGCGACACCGTCACCGGCACCAACGGCAACGGCTCCGGCGCGAGCGGCGGTTCGGGCTCCTCGTCAAGCGGCGCCGCCTCCACCACGTCGTCCGGCACCGCCCCGACCGGCTTCGTCGTGCTGACCAACCCGGCCGGCATGCAGGTCAAGGCGGATTTCTCCGAGTCCGACGCGCTCAAGATCAAGGCCGGCCAGGCCGCCACCGTCACGCTGAACGCCGAGCCCGGCACCGTGCTCAACGCCAAGGTGCTGTCGATCAGTTCGCTGCCGGTCTCCAGCGGCTCCAGCTCCGGCGGCTCCGGCAGCGGCAGCGGCAGCGCCGTGCAGTACGCGGCCACGCTCGGCATCACCAGCGACACCTCCGACCTGCGGACCGGTCTGAGCGCCAGCATCCAGGTCACCACCGCGCAGGCGGCCGACGCGCTCAGCGTGCCGACCGCCGCGGTCTCCGGGACCGGCGCCGCCCGTACGGTCCTGGTGGTCGGCAAGGACGGCTCCACCACCCGGACCAGCGTCACCGTGGGCGTCGAGGGCGACAGCGCCGACCAGATCACCGCCGGCCTCACCGAGGGCCAGCAGGTGCAGATCCCGCAGGTCGCCTCGGCCGGCAACGGCGGCTTCCCGAGCGGCGCGTTCCCCGGCGGCATCGGCACCGGCGGCATCGGCACCGGCGGCAGCCGGTTCGGCGGCACGAGCGGCGGCTTCCGCACCGGCGGCCTGGGCGGCGGGGGTGGCCGCGGATGA